Proteins from one Streptomyces sp. NBC_00390 genomic window:
- a CDS encoding biliverdin-producing heme oxygenase, giving the protein MDATATGTPFSTLIRVASHEQHTEAETSPFMGDLLGGRLGVEAYARYTEQLWFVYRALEEAAGALRDDPVAGPFIRPELMRTAELERDLAHLRGADWRAGLTALPATDAYAARITECAHHWPAGYVAHHYTRYLGDLSGGQIIRDTAEKTWGFARKGDGVRFYVFEQIPNPAAFKRGYRELLDAVNADDLQKQRIVDECKRAFGLNGAIFRELGAEFPLSA; this is encoded by the coding sequence TTGGATGCCACCGCCACCGGCACTCCCTTCTCGACGCTGATCCGGGTCGCCTCGCACGAGCAGCACACCGAGGCCGAGACCTCGCCCTTCATGGGCGACCTGCTCGGCGGCCGGCTGGGCGTCGAGGCGTACGCGCGCTACACCGAGCAGCTGTGGTTCGTGTACCGGGCGCTGGAGGAGGCGGCCGGCGCACTGCGGGACGACCCGGTCGCCGGGCCGTTCATCCGGCCCGAGCTGATGCGCACCGCGGAGCTGGAGCGCGATCTGGCGCATCTGCGGGGTGCCGACTGGCGCGCCGGCCTCACGGCACTGCCCGCCACCGACGCGTACGCCGCGCGGATCACCGAGTGCGCCCACCACTGGCCCGCGGGATATGTGGCGCACCACTACACGCGCTATCTCGGGGATCTCTCCGGCGGCCAGATCATCCGCGACACGGCGGAGAAGACCTGGGGCTTCGCACGCAAGGGGGACGGGGTGCGATTCTACGTCTTCGAGCAGATCCCGAACCCCGCGGCGTTCAAGCGGGGCTACCGCGAGCTGCTCGACGCGGTGAACGCCGACGATCTTCAGAAGCAGCGGATCGTCGACGAGTGCAAGCGGGCCTTCGGCCTCAACGGCGCGATCTTCCGCGAGCTGGGGGCAGAGTTCCCGCTCAGTGCGTGA
- a CDS encoding ATP-binding cassette domain-containing protein: protein MTRTDINAVEVRGLVKHYGETKALDGVDLDVREGTVLGVLGPNGAGKTTLVRCLSTLITPDAGRATVAGYDVVRQPRQLRRTIGLTGQYASVDEKLSGWENLYMIGRLLDLPRRDARRRADEMLERFSLTEAARRPTMTYSGGMRRRLDLAASMIGRPSVLYLDEPTTGLDPRTRNEVWAEVRRMVGEGATVLLTTQYMEEAEQLADELTVIDRGRVIANGAVDELKARVGGRTLQMRPSDPAQLPAMARAVADAGLDGIAGVRVVPEEGLLYVPILSDGQLTSVIALLGAHGFGIAHIGTQLPSLDEVFLLITGGQTPAVTDTIPEEVAV, encoded by the coding sequence ATGACGCGAACCGACATCAACGCCGTCGAGGTACGAGGCCTCGTGAAGCATTACGGCGAGACGAAGGCGCTGGACGGCGTGGACCTCGACGTCCGCGAGGGGACGGTCCTCGGTGTCCTCGGCCCCAACGGCGCGGGCAAGACCACCCTGGTCCGCTGCCTGTCCACCCTGATCACCCCGGACGCCGGGCGGGCGACCGTGGCGGGCTACGACGTGGTGAGGCAACCGCGCCAACTGCGCCGCACCATCGGGCTCACCGGCCAGTACGCCTCGGTCGACGAGAAGCTCTCCGGGTGGGAGAACCTCTACATGATCGGACGCCTGCTCGATCTGCCCCGCAGGGACGCCCGGCGGCGCGCCGACGAGATGCTGGAGCGCTTCTCACTCACCGAGGCGGCGCGGCGCCCCACGATGACCTACTCCGGCGGTATGCGCCGCCGGCTCGACCTGGCCGCCTCGATGATCGGCCGGCCCTCCGTGCTGTATCTCGACGAACCGACCACGGGACTCGACCCGCGTACCCGCAACGAGGTCTGGGCCGAAGTGCGGCGGATGGTCGGCGAGGGGGCGACCGTACTGCTCACCACGCAGTACATGGAGGAGGCCGAGCAGCTCGCCGACGAGCTCACCGTCATCGACCGCGGCCGGGTCATCGCGAACGGCGCGGTCGACGAGCTGAAGGCGAGGGTCGGCGGCCGGACCCTGCAGATGAGGCCGAGCGATCCGGCGCAACTGCCCGCGATGGCACGGGCGGTCGCCGATGCGGGCCTGGACGGTATCGCGGGGGTGCGGGTGGTACCGGAGGAGGGACTGCTGTACGTACCGATCCTCAGCGACGGGCAACTGACCTCTGTGATCGCCCTGTTGGGTGCACACGGCTTCGGCATCGCGCACATCGGCACCCAACTGCCCAGCCTGGACGAGGTGTTCCTGCTCATCACCGGCGGGCAGACGCCGGCCGTCACCGACACGATTCCCGAGGAGGTCGCGGTATGA
- a CDS encoding AfsR/SARP family transcriptional regulator, which yields MHFRVLGPVQVLHDDGTPVALGGARLRALLTVLALRAGRAVPVGVLVDEVWDGDPPADAVAALQALVGRLRRALGHGAVVSAEGGYRLCAERDEVDLHRFDRLAGEGARALAEGDVAKAATVLDDALGLWREPVLADLPDRAAQAARLESRRLDARRARLSAELVLGGAETALPELAALCAEHPLDEPLHALRIRALRDAGRAAQALAAYEEVRRTLADTLGADPGTELLRLQAELLKPAPVLPASGLTGSAVPTPAVPTPAVPVPGMPVPGMPATAVPAPTVPTPAVPASAVPTPGVPAPAPGNLRARLTSFVGREPELHAIRADLGHARLVTLLGPGGAGKTRLSQEAAERAAAAGPGDPWPDGVWLAELAPVDDPDTVSEAVLGALGARETVLRGAGAEELRAADRRGDDALARLTEHCARRRMLLLLDNCEHVVEAAATLAQRLLECCPGLTVLATSREPLGVPGELVRPVDPLPDPAALRLLAERGASARPGFRVDEDEATAAACAEICRRLDGLPLAIELAAARLRMLTPRQIADRLDDRFRLLTTGSRTALPRQQTLRAVVDWSWDLLDAPERAVLRRLSVFAGGCDLSAAESVCAGAPQPPTAAAPNLGVPPARTAPAVPSSADPGGSGPPAPLPRGSAPAGPDGSVPPGMPYALHGTVPDTVPDVADALGALIDKSLVVAVPAPGGQTRYRLLETVAEYAAERLDEARERDAVERLHLAHYRELARTTDPLLREHGQRAAVGLLELEYENLRTALRRAVGARDEHEALCLLLSLAWYWQMKDLRADARHWSQAVGSLGPDPFAPPVRPAPPLHERCIDAPPPLRGELLDEARRQVALIRMVSMDHSAEEWTGPDRREWLHGVVTAYGADRPQTCRFPASLWFYAVLMTGDSDQVMHVLDETVRTAEEAGYAWELATALQIRANVLANRTVSAGSARSDADRSLEIYRRLGDAWGVAEALSSRGESHERSGAYDEAAADYRAAVEYAKELGAQNQAALLRARLAGVLIESGHGGTGEAILREVLAAERESGAEAVPAARMILALWLGCTGRTDEARRQLESMREYLHRFTVFEGIVLGGFAWLDVVDGRHAEALEHAREALRLSAEPFAMMIAPQMPATHVLTAARALAGLGGEDRGCCAARLLGAYEGLMPARHFATTVERENRALAEQAARALLGDAAYEAAYAEGGGLSLEEATALV from the coding sequence GTGCACTTTCGCGTACTGGGCCCCGTACAGGTACTCCACGACGACGGCACTCCCGTCGCGCTCGGCGGAGCACGGCTGCGCGCCCTGCTGACCGTGCTGGCCCTGCGCGCCGGGCGCGCGGTCCCGGTCGGGGTGCTCGTCGACGAGGTGTGGGACGGCGATCCGCCCGCGGACGCGGTGGCGGCGCTGCAGGCGCTCGTCGGCCGGCTGCGGCGGGCACTCGGGCACGGGGCGGTGGTCTCGGCCGAGGGCGGCTACCGGCTGTGCGCCGAACGCGACGAGGTGGACCTGCACCGGTTCGACCGGCTGGCAGGGGAGGGCGCGCGTGCCCTGGCGGAGGGGGACGTGGCCAAGGCGGCGACGGTCCTGGACGACGCGCTCGGGCTGTGGCGGGAGCCGGTGCTGGCCGATCTGCCGGACCGTGCGGCGCAGGCGGCGCGTCTCGAGTCCCGGCGGCTCGACGCCCGCCGTGCGCGGCTGTCCGCCGAGCTCGTGCTGGGCGGGGCCGAGACAGCCCTGCCGGAGCTCGCCGCGCTGTGCGCGGAACATCCGCTGGACGAGCCGCTGCATGCCCTGCGGATACGGGCGCTGAGGGACGCGGGGCGGGCGGCGCAGGCGCTGGCGGCGTACGAGGAGGTACGCAGGACGCTCGCCGACACGCTCGGTGCCGATCCGGGTACCGAACTGCTGCGACTCCAGGCCGAGTTGCTCAAACCCGCGCCGGTGTTGCCTGCGTCGGGGTTGACTGGGTCGGCCGTGCCCACGCCGGCCGTGCCCACGCCGGCCGTGCCCGTGCCGGGCATGCCCGTGCCGGGCATGCCCGCGACGGCGGTACCCGCACCAACCGTGCCCACGCCGGCCGTGCCCGCGTCCGCGGTACCCACGCCGGGTGTTCCCGCCCCCGCGCCGGGCAACCTGCGCGCCCGGCTGACCAGTTTCGTCGGCCGCGAGCCCGAACTTCACGCAATCCGGGCCGACCTGGGCCACGCACGGCTCGTCACCCTGCTCGGCCCCGGCGGGGCGGGCAAGACCCGCCTGTCCCAGGAAGCCGCCGAACGCGCGGCGGCGGCCGGTCCCGGCGACCCCTGGCCGGACGGTGTCTGGCTCGCCGAACTCGCCCCCGTCGACGACCCGGACACCGTGTCCGAGGCGGTGCTCGGCGCGCTCGGGGCGCGGGAGACCGTGCTGCGCGGAGCCGGTGCGGAGGAGCTGCGCGCCGCCGACCGCCGCGGCGACGACGCACTCGCCCGCCTGACCGAACACTGTGCGCGGCGCCGCATGCTCCTGCTCCTGGACAACTGCGAGCATGTCGTCGAGGCCGCGGCGACGCTGGCGCAGCGGCTGCTCGAGTGCTGCCCCGGCCTCACGGTCCTGGCCACCAGCCGTGAACCGCTCGGCGTGCCCGGCGAGCTGGTACGCCCGGTCGACCCGCTCCCGGACCCGGCGGCCCTGCGCCTGCTGGCCGAGCGCGGCGCATCGGCGCGACCGGGCTTCCGGGTGGACGAGGACGAGGCGACGGCGGCGGCGTGCGCGGAGATCTGCCGGCGACTGGACGGCCTCCCCCTGGCCATCGAACTCGCCGCGGCCCGCCTGCGGATGCTGACCCCACGCCAGATCGCCGACCGTCTGGACGACCGTTTCCGCCTCCTGACGACCGGGAGCCGCACGGCGCTGCCCCGCCAGCAGACGCTGCGCGCGGTGGTCGACTGGTCCTGGGACCTGCTGGACGCCCCCGAACGGGCTGTCCTGCGCCGTCTGTCGGTCTTCGCCGGCGGCTGCGACCTGAGCGCGGCGGAATCGGTCTGCGCGGGGGCGCCGCAGCCGCCCACCGCGGCTGCCCCGAACCTCGGTGTCCCACCCGCACGGACTGCACCGGCGGTGCCGTCATCGGCCGACCCCGGCGGCTCCGGCCCGCCCGCACCACTACCGCGGGGGAGCGCCCCAGCCGGTCCGGACGGATCGGTCCCGCCGGGCATGCCGTACGCGCTGCACGGCACCGTTCCCGACACCGTTCCCGACGTCGCAGACGCCCTCGGCGCTCTCATCGACAAGTCCCTCGTCGTCGCCGTGCCCGCACCCGGCGGGCAGACGCGGTACCGGCTGCTCGAGACCGTCGCCGAGTACGCCGCCGAGCGGCTCGACGAGGCCCGGGAACGGGACGCCGTCGAGCGGCTGCATCTCGCCCACTACCGGGAACTCGCCCGCACCACCGACCCTCTGCTGCGCGAGCACGGCCAGCGCGCCGCGGTCGGGCTGCTGGAGCTGGAGTACGAGAATCTGCGCACCGCCCTGCGCCGCGCCGTCGGCGCCCGGGACGAGCACGAAGCACTGTGCCTCCTGCTCTCCCTCGCCTGGTACTGGCAGATGAAGGACCTGCGCGCCGACGCCCGCCACTGGTCGCAGGCCGTCGGCTCCCTCGGACCCGATCCCTTCGCGCCGCCCGTGCGCCCCGCACCTCCGCTGCACGAGCGGTGCATCGACGCGCCGCCGCCGCTGCGGGGCGAACTGCTCGACGAGGCGCGGCGGCAGGTCGCGCTGATCCGTATGGTCAGCATGGACCACAGTGCCGAGGAGTGGACCGGCCCCGACCGGCGCGAGTGGCTCCACGGCGTCGTCACCGCCTACGGGGCCGACCGGCCGCAGACCTGCCGGTTCCCCGCCTCGCTGTGGTTCTACGCAGTCCTGATGACCGGCGACAGCGACCAGGTGATGCACGTCCTCGACGAGACCGTCCGCACCGCCGAGGAGGCCGGCTACGCGTGGGAGCTCGCCACCGCCCTGCAGATCCGCGCCAACGTACTGGCCAACCGCACCGTCTCGGCCGGCAGCGCCCGCAGCGACGCCGACCGCAGCCTCGAGATCTACCGGCGTCTCGGCGACGCCTGGGGAGTGGCCGAGGCGCTGTCCTCGCGTGGCGAGTCCCATGAGCGGTCCGGAGCGTACGACGAGGCCGCGGCCGACTACCGGGCGGCGGTCGAGTACGCCAAGGAGCTCGGCGCCCAGAACCAGGCCGCCCTGCTGCGGGCCCGTCTCGCCGGGGTGCTCATCGAGAGCGGCCACGGCGGGACGGGCGAGGCGATCCTGCGCGAGGTGCTGGCCGCGGAACGGGAGTCCGGGGCCGAGGCGGTTCCGGCGGCGCGGATGATCCTGGCCCTGTGGCTCGGCTGCACCGGGCGCACCGACGAGGCCCGCCGGCAGCTGGAGTCGATGCGCGAGTACCTGCACAGATTCACCGTCTTCGAGGGGATCGTGCTCGGCGGCTTCGCCTGGCTCGACGTCGTCGACGGCCGCCACGCCGAGGCTCTGGAGCACGCACGCGAGGCGCTGCGGCTGTCCGCCGAACCGTTCGCCATGATGATCGCCCCGCAGATGCCCGCGACCCATGTGCTCACCGCGGCCCGCGCGCTGGCCGGTCTCGGCGGCGAGGACCGGGGCTGCTGCGCCGCCCGCCTGCTCGGCGCGTACGAAGGTCTGATGCCGGCCCGCCACTTCGCGACCACCGTGGAACGCGAGAACCGCGCCCTCGCCGAACAGGCCGCCCGCGCCCTGCTGGGGGACGCGGCCTACGAGGCCGCGTACGCCGAGGGCGGCGGCCTCTCCCTCGAGGAGGCCACCGCCCTGGTGTGA
- a CDS encoding site-2 protease family protein, translating into MTTAARRHSDRRISPVFIGIAAVMAVTGWAVWTEFAASPGLAVFLFVTSAWIVSLCLHEYAHARTALHGGDITIGAKGYLTLNPFKYTHALLSIVLPVIFVIMGGIGLPGGAVFIEHHRIRGRWKHTLISAAGPLTNALFAAVCTAPFWLDALEGIPTPFRFALAFLALLQVTATILNFLPVPGLDGYGVIEPWLSYKVRRQVEPFAPYGMLVLFLCLFFIPEVNAAFFDAVYGIMDALGVDRIDMECGRDLFEFWDGQHDFCASR; encoded by the coding sequence ATGACCACCGCTGCCAGGCGCCACAGCGACCGCAGGATCAGTCCCGTCTTCATAGGGATCGCCGCGGTGATGGCGGTGACGGGCTGGGCCGTGTGGACGGAATTCGCGGCCAGCCCCGGCCTCGCCGTCTTCCTGTTCGTCACCTCGGCGTGGATCGTCTCGCTGTGTCTGCACGAGTACGCCCACGCCCGCACCGCGCTGCACGGCGGCGACATCACCATCGGCGCCAAGGGTTATCTGACCCTGAACCCTTTCAAGTACACACATGCGCTGCTGAGCATCGTGCTGCCGGTCATCTTTGTGATCATGGGTGGTATCGGTCTGCCGGGCGGCGCCGTGTTCATCGAGCACCACCGGATCCGGGGCCGCTGGAAGCACACCCTGATCTCGGCGGCGGGCCCCCTGACCAACGCGCTGTTCGCCGCCGTGTGCACCGCGCCGTTCTGGCTGGACGCGCTGGAAGGCATCCCCACCCCGTTCCGGTTCGCGCTCGCCTTCCTCGCGCTGCTCCAGGTCACGGCGACGATTCTGAACTTCCTGCCGGTGCCCGGCCTGGACGGCTACGGCGTGATCGAGCCGTGGCTGTCGTACAAGGTCCGCCGCCAGGTGGAGCCGTTCGCCCCGTACGGCATGCTCGTCCTGTTCCTGTGCCTGTTCTTCATCCCCGAGGTCAACGCCGCGTTCTTCGACGCGGTCTACGGGATCATGGACGCGCTCGGGGTGGACCGGATCGACATGGAGTGCGGACGGGACCTGTTCGAGTTCTGGGACGGGCAGCACGACTTCTGTGCGTCCCGCTGA
- a CDS encoding PhzF family phenazine biosynthesis protein has translation MNEPDVLDVLDVLHVFCAPDGQYGNALGVVRDPRGFPDQASRQVLAAELGFSETVFVDDPERGVVDIYTPGTRLTFAGHPLVGAAWLLDLEAVNPPAGEVWVRQDGEFTWITAHADWAPPWRLERYATPEEVDALPAPPPGEGRLYAWAWEDEAAGRVRARAFPRRADGRANSRSGGAGVCPEGVAEEEATGAAALLLTDRLGRALNITQGRGSQILAAPGPDGLIEIGGRVRLAAPAPAARRPQLMH, from the coding sequence GTGAACGAACCCGATGTGCTCGATGTGCTCGATGTGCTCCACGTGTTCTGCGCGCCGGACGGGCAGTACGGGAACGCCCTGGGGGTGGTCCGCGACCCCCGTGGCTTCCCGGACCAGGCCTCACGCCAGGTGCTCGCGGCCGAACTCGGGTTCAGTGAGACCGTGTTCGTCGACGACCCCGAGCGCGGGGTCGTCGACATCTACACGCCCGGCACCCGCCTGACCTTCGCCGGGCATCCGCTCGTCGGGGCCGCGTGGCTCCTCGATCTGGAGGCCGTCAACCCGCCCGCGGGTGAGGTATGGGTGCGCCAGGACGGGGAGTTCACGTGGATCACGGCGCACGCCGACTGGGCGCCGCCGTGGCGGCTGGAACGGTACGCGACGCCCGAAGAGGTCGACGCCCTGCCCGCCCCGCCGCCGGGCGAGGGCCGGCTGTACGCGTGGGCCTGGGAGGACGAGGCCGCCGGCCGGGTACGGGCGAGGGCCTTCCCGCGCCGGGCCGACGGGCGCGCCAACAGCCGCTCCGGTGGAGCCGGGGTGTGCCCCGAGGGCGTCGCCGAGGAGGAGGCCACGGGCGCGGCGGCGCTGCTGCTGACCGACCGGCTCGGCCGGGCCCTGAACATCACCCAGGGCCGGGGATCGCAGATCCTGGCCGCTCCCGGCCCCGACGGCCTGATCGAGATCGGCGGACGCGTACGCCTCGCGGCACCGGCGCCCGCGGCCCGGCGGCCCCAGCTCATGCACTGA
- a CDS encoding ABC transporter permease codes for MSAATASAPATVATGEGRIGLRANLRHIGALVRRNVMQIKQDPESMFDVLFMPVIFTLLFVYVFGGAIAGKGRQDVYVSYLVPGLMAMMGMNIAMAVGTGVNDDFRKGVMDRFRTMPIARSSVLIAKIVVEVGRMVVAITILLAMGFLLGMEIRTSVPELLAAVGLSLLFGASLMWIFILLGLTMKTAQAVQGMAMMVLMPLQFGSSIFTPPSSMPGWLKTFTDYNPLSNLADAARGLMNGGAVAHSVWMTLGWAAAITVVTAPLAVAKFRNKS; via the coding sequence ATGAGCGCGGCAACAGCTTCCGCACCCGCCACCGTGGCCACCGGGGAGGGCCGGATCGGCCTTCGGGCCAACCTGCGGCACATCGGCGCGCTGGTGCGCCGCAATGTCATGCAGATCAAGCAGGACCCGGAGTCGATGTTCGACGTCCTGTTCATGCCCGTCATCTTCACGCTGCTGTTCGTGTACGTCTTCGGGGGCGCGATCGCCGGCAAGGGCAGGCAGGACGTGTACGTCAGCTATCTGGTCCCCGGGCTGATGGCGATGATGGGCATGAACATCGCCATGGCCGTCGGCACCGGGGTCAACGACGACTTCCGGAAGGGCGTGATGGACCGGTTCCGGACGATGCCCATCGCCCGGTCCTCCGTCCTCATCGCGAAGATCGTCGTCGAGGTCGGCCGGATGGTGGTCGCCATCACCATCCTGCTCGCGATGGGCTTTCTGCTCGGGATGGAGATCAGGACGTCCGTCCCCGAACTCCTCGCGGCGGTGGGCCTGTCACTGCTGTTCGGCGCCTCGCTCATGTGGATCTTCATCCTGCTGGGACTGACCATGAAGACGGCGCAGGCCGTCCAGGGGATGGCCATGATGGTGCTGATGCCGTTGCAGTTCGGTTCGTCGATCTTCACCCCGCCGAGCTCGATGCCCGGCTGGCTCAAGACGTTCACCGACTACAACCCGCTGTCCAATCTGGCGGACGCGGCCCGGGGCCTGATGAACGGCGGCGCGGTCGCCCACTCCGTGTGGATGACGCTGGGGTGGGCCGCGGCGATCACCGTGGTGACGGCGCCGCTGGCAGTGGCCAAGTTCCGTAACAAGTCCTGA
- the npdG gene encoding NADPH-dependent F420 reductase: MTSTDNAGTGSGTAPKAPAKDPWDLPDVSGLVVGVLGGTGDQGRGLAYRLARAGQKVIIGSRVAERAERAAAELGLGIEGADNAECARRSDVVIVAVPWEGHAKTLEALQKELAGKLVVDCVNPLGFDKKGAYALKPEEGSAAEQAAALLPDSRVTAAFHHLSAVLLQDESIEEIDTDVMVLGESRADTDIVQALAGRVPGMRGVFAGRLRGAHQVESLVANLISVNRRYKAHAGLRVTDV; the protein is encoded by the coding sequence ATGACTTCTACTGACAACGCAGGCACCGGCAGCGGCACCGCGCCGAAGGCTCCGGCCAAGGACCCCTGGGACCTCCCCGATGTCTCCGGCCTCGTCGTCGGTGTCCTCGGCGGCACCGGCGACCAGGGCCGCGGACTTGCCTACCGGCTGGCCAGGGCGGGCCAGAAGGTGATCATCGGTTCCCGGGTCGCGGAGCGCGCCGAGAGGGCCGCGGCCGAGCTGGGCCTCGGGATCGAGGGCGCCGACAACGCCGAGTGCGCGCGGCGCAGCGACGTGGTGATCGTGGCGGTGCCGTGGGAGGGGCACGCCAAGACGCTGGAGGCGCTGCAGAAGGAGCTGGCCGGCAAGCTCGTCGTCGACTGTGTCAACCCGCTCGGCTTCGACAAGAAGGGCGCCTACGCACTCAAGCCGGAGGAGGGCAGCGCCGCCGAACAGGCCGCGGCCCTGCTGCCCGACTCGCGGGTGACGGCCGCCTTCCACCACCTGTCCGCCGTGCTGCTCCAGGACGAGTCGATCGAGGAGATCGACACGGATGTCATGGTGCTGGGCGAGTCACGCGCGGACACCGACATCGTGCAGGCGCTGGCCGGCCGTGTCCCGGGGATGCGCGGAGTCTTCGCCGGCCGGCTGCGAGGCGCCCATCAGGTCGAGTCGCTGGTCGCCAACCTGATCTCGGTGAACCGCCGGTACAAGGCCCATGCGGGGCTGCGCGTCACCGACGTGTAG
- a CDS encoding MFS transporter, whose protein sequence is MTTAPASSKLSAILPDLTPWRSSPGFRLLWVQGLITYFGSFMAMVALPLQIKELTGSPLAVGAMGAVELVPLIVFGLYGGALADAADRRRLILGTEAGLGLLAVVLLVNAALPQPMLWPLYLVAAGVSALAGMQRPALDSLIARIVPHDQLTAAAALNSLRWQTGAIAGPALAGLVVAYGGHAMAYGITVVAFAVSVLLCLRLDPAPPAHDAQKPSLRGIAEGARYAWSRPVLLGTYAIDLAAMLFAFPNTIFPFLADDLDAEWALGLMYAAGSVGSVVLSLTSGWTSRVRRHGLFVVFGAAGWGLAITAAGWVTNIWLVLLCLAFAGAGDMLSGLGRSTIWNQTIPEELRGRLAGIEVLSYSVGPQLGQVRAGAAAGWTGTRPAVWSGGLACLVSVGLLTAALPKLWSYDSETDEDALRRRSQKEAAEVV, encoded by the coding sequence GTGACCACGGCTCCCGCGAGCTCCAAGCTCTCCGCGATTCTCCCGGACCTCACACCCTGGCGGTCCTCTCCCGGCTTCCGTCTGCTGTGGGTGCAGGGCCTGATCACCTACTTCGGCAGCTTCATGGCGATGGTGGCCCTTCCGCTCCAGATCAAGGAGCTCACCGGATCGCCGCTCGCGGTCGGGGCGATGGGCGCGGTGGAACTGGTCCCGCTCATCGTGTTCGGACTGTACGGAGGTGCCCTCGCCGATGCCGCCGACCGCCGCAGGCTGATCCTCGGCACGGAGGCCGGGCTCGGCCTGCTGGCCGTGGTCCTGCTGGTGAACGCCGCCCTCCCGCAGCCGATGCTCTGGCCGCTCTATCTGGTCGCGGCCGGAGTCTCGGCACTCGCCGGTATGCAGCGCCCGGCACTGGACTCGCTGATCGCCCGGATCGTGCCGCACGACCAGCTCACCGCGGCCGCCGCGCTGAACTCCCTGCGCTGGCAGACGGGCGCGATCGCCGGACCGGCGCTGGCCGGCCTGGTCGTGGCGTACGGAGGCCATGCCATGGCCTACGGGATCACGGTCGTCGCCTTCGCCGTGTCCGTACTGCTGTGTCTGCGCCTGGACCCGGCGCCGCCCGCGCACGACGCGCAGAAGCCGTCGCTGCGCGGCATCGCGGAGGGCGCGCGGTACGCATGGAGCAGGCCGGTGCTGCTGGGGACGTATGCGATCGACCTGGCCGCGATGCTCTTCGCGTTCCCGAACACGATCTTCCCGTTCCTCGCTGACGACCTGGACGCCGAGTGGGCGCTGGGCCTGATGTACGCCGCGGGCTCGGTCGGCTCCGTTGTGCTCAGCCTGACCAGCGGCTGGACCTCACGGGTGCGGCGGCACGGGCTGTTCGTGGTCTTCGGCGCCGCGGGCTGGGGTCTGGCGATCACCGCGGCGGGCTGGGTCACGAACATCTGGCTGGTGCTGCTGTGCCTGGCGTTCGCGGGGGCCGGCGACATGCTCAGCGGGCTGGGCCGCTCGACGATCTGGAACCAGACGATCCCCGAGGAGCTGCGCGGCCGGCTCGCCGGCATAGAGGTGCTGTCGTACAGCGTCGGCCCGCAGCTGGGCCAGGTCCGCGCCGGTGCGGCGGCCGGATGGACGGGCACCCGGCCGGCGGTGTGGAGCGGTGGACTCGCCTGTCTGGTGTCGGTGGGGCTGCTGACGGCTGCGCTGCCGAAGCTGTGGTCGTACGACTCCGAGACGGACGAGGACGCGCTGCGCAGGCGCTCCCAGAAGGAGGCGGCAGAGGTGGTGTGA
- the map gene encoding type I methionyl aminopeptidase — MSGQSLLVPGELSPTRSVPGSIRRPEYVGKPAPTPYTGPEVQDSDTIERMRIAGRIAAQAMAEAAKHIAPGVTTDELDRVAHEFMCDHGAYPSTLGYRGFPKSLCSSVNEVICHGIPDSTVLRDGDIVNLDVTAYIHGVHGDNNATYLCGDVDEESRLLVERTRESLNRAIKAVKPGRQVNVIGRVIESYAKRFGYGVVRDFTGHGINSSFHSGLIIPHYDAAHATTVIQAGMTFTIEPMLTLGTYEYDMWDDGWTVVTKDRKRTAQFEHTLVVTDSGAEILTLP, encoded by the coding sequence ATGTCTGGCCAGTCGCTGCTCGTTCCCGGGGAGCTCTCCCCCACCCGTTCCGTCCCCGGCTCCATCCGGCGTCCCGAGTACGTCGGGAAGCCCGCGCCCACCCCGTACACCGGGCCGGAGGTCCAGGACTCCGACACCATCGAGCGGATGCGGATCGCGGGCCGCATCGCCGCGCAGGCGATGGCGGAGGCCGCCAAGCACATCGCGCCGGGTGTGACGACGGACGAACTGGACCGTGTCGCGCACGAGTTCATGTGCGACCACGGCGCCTATCCCTCGACCCTCGGCTACCGCGGCTTCCCCAAGTCGCTGTGCTCCTCGGTCAACGAGGTGATCTGCCACGGGATTCCGGACTCGACGGTGCTGCGGGACGGCGACATCGTCAATCTGGACGTCACCGCGTACATCCACGGCGTGCACGGCGACAACAACGCCACCTACCTGTGCGGTGACGTCGACGAGGAGTCGCGGCTGCTCGTGGAGCGGACCCGCGAGTCGCTCAACCGCGCCATCAAGGCGGTGAAACCGGGCCGCCAGGTCAATGTCATCGGCCGGGTGATCGAGTCGTACGCCAAGCGTTTCGGCTACGGCGTCGTGCGCGACTTCACCGGGCACGGGATCAACTCGTCCTTCCACTCCGGGCTGATCATTCCGCACTACGACGCGGCGCACGCGACCACGGTCATCCAGGCGGGCATGACGTTCACGATCGAGCCGATGCTCACCCTCGGCACGTACGAGTACGACATGTGGGACGACGGCTGGACGGTCGTGACCAAGGACCGCAAGCGCACCGCGCAGTTCGAGCACACCCTGGTGGTGACGGACAGCGGGGCGGAGATTCTCACGTTGCCGTGA